In a genomic window of Temperatibacter marinus:
- a CDS encoding TIGR03013 family XrtA/PEP-CTERM system glycosyltransferase has translation MIRVFRHYISPVKLALMGADFIFLAAIAFLVVRFDFPLMQNASTFVLADLLIELFFSSLVVAGMLAVGCYASDSVRSFRNFVIRFVLVLLVATLMVAGFLFFIDYTSMVRKELVYVSLSSLVLVPFLHWMVMGLIVNASLKLKIVIIGDDAQALEIQSAAKEAKEIGVEVVGIVCLSQTTFDQRSENEAVHLYSEIDDFSGFVRGLGAETIIPLASARQKENILADLIACKMDGMTIQDLTSFYEQAFGYVDIDSLKDEWIIFADGFKGSSFFEYWLKRLSDITVSSLMLLLASPLMIIAAILVKVTSKGPLFYVQERVGYGGKSFDLFKFRTMTVTAEQDGPQWAQENDPRVTAVGGFFRRTRIDELPQILNVLRGDMSFVGPRPERPFFVDQFNKSIPFYQERHFVKPGITGWAQLRYPYGASEEDAKRKLEYDLYYIKNYSIFLDVLIILQTVRVILFPSGVR, from the coding sequence GTGATTAGGGTATTTCGTCACTATATTTCGCCTGTGAAATTGGCTCTCATGGGGGCGGATTTTATATTTTTGGCGGCCATAGCTTTCCTTGTGGTTCGGTTTGACTTCCCGCTTATGCAAAATGCATCGACTTTTGTTCTCGCTGACCTTCTTATTGAGTTGTTTTTTTCTTCACTGGTTGTTGCTGGTATGTTGGCTGTTGGCTGTTACGCCTCCGATAGTGTTCGAAGCTTCCGAAATTTCGTAATTAGGTTTGTTCTTGTACTCCTTGTGGCAACTTTAATGGTCGCAGGGTTCTTATTCTTCATTGATTATACTTCAATGGTTAGAAAAGAATTAGTCTATGTGAGTTTATCAAGTCTTGTGCTGGTGCCATTTTTACATTGGATGGTCATGGGACTTATTGTCAATGCCAGTTTGAAATTAAAGATTGTCATTATCGGAGACGATGCACAAGCCCTTGAAATTCAATCGGCAGCAAAAGAAGCCAAAGAGATTGGCGTTGAGGTTGTTGGCATTGTCTGCTTGTCACAGACAACCTTTGATCAACGATCAGAGAATGAAGCTGTTCATCTTTATTCAGAAATTGATGACTTTTCTGGTTTTGTCAGAGGGCTGGGGGCAGAGACGATCATTCCACTTGCTTCAGCACGTCAGAAAGAAAATATCTTGGCAGACCTGATCGCATGCAAAATGGATGGGATGACCATTCAAGATCTTACAAGTTTTTATGAGCAGGCATTTGGTTATGTGGATATTGACAGTTTAAAAGATGAGTGGATCATATTTGCTGATGGGTTTAAAGGCAGCAGTTTCTTTGAGTATTGGCTGAAGCGCTTGTCAGATATAACCGTCTCTTCTCTCATGCTTTTACTGGCAAGTCCGCTAATGATTATTGCCGCAATACTCGTAAAAGTCACAAGCAAAGGGCCGCTTTTTTACGTACAAGAGCGTGTTGGATACGGCGGAAAAAGCTTTGATTTGTTTAAGTTTAGAACGATGACAGTCACGGCCGAACAAGACGGGCCTCAGTGGGCACAAGAGAATGATCCGCGCGTGACGGCAGTCGGTGGATTTTTTAGGCGGACACGCATTGATGAACTGCCGCAAATCCTAAATGTCCTCAGAGGGGATATGTCATTTGTTGGTCCAAGGCCAGAGCGCCCTTTCTTCGTTGATCAATTTAATAAGTCGATCCCTTTTTACCAAGAAAGGCATTTTGTGAAGCCTGGCATTACAGGATGGGCTCAGTTGCGCTATCCCTATGGGGCTTCAGAGGAAGATGCTAAGCGCAAATTAGAATATGACCTCTATTATATCAAAAATTATTCAATTTTTTTGGATGTGTTGATAATCCTGCAGACGGTCAGAGTTATTCTCTTTCCAAGTGGTGTGCGGTAA
- a CDS encoding tetratricopeptide repeat protein translates to MIGFKQIALTGMMTLSTSLTPVSAEIAYSNSQLSALSLMSLSTITLQQADTIEASMAFANEGNYADAIAMLRRLEATNSENIEYYISSAEVFLKATRGDEVIIAINKARLKGANYDRTALLFAKGYLIQRQYSKVLEIIEEANLLEAELYEATLVKADASLNLRNRDQAELLFRQAVRMKPDEYEAYLGLSTMALQVRQMADAESYAVLALTKAPDETMVQYNLGLVRRFRGKFIDAKGNFDKAIELFPANTLARLERASILINQNKTLEAERDLDIVYSLSTDNQMAYYLSAVIASRAGDLQKADDLLSKADDLVKRYVPASYVRGLVSFELGNYPVAETYLRLVLNAKPNRHQVRKTLITALVRQQKFKLAQRYLAPYLKTTTGGKDPVALNLAGVVQSGLGNFSIGTRYFERAVEAGGDAVNTGGQDPIGAIESKLALAQYAAGRVDQAITALQKSSATGSARDLALLAAVYVKEKRFDEAKDTASKLIVDFPTRAIGHNILGTVYLAQKAYDAAITSFEEAVRRNQGYTAAKRNIAIALSAKEDYGSAETILREIEAADPSDYRAMALLARALKEQGRWKEAVKFYRSAQRGIKNSGAMMADYAYCLLKAGNNEEAAQVASRNARKFNNDPDALIVFSDVLLETGGSYMATQLLARVVSFRPADIQSQLLYGRALMRAKLYAGARSSYARVQSMAKAQNLTVKSLPWYQAELEVKAGRVDRAELLLPLLKDDSRPAEVSGAIKGEIYLRLLKFGDAELELERIYAAESSSREALEQLVEAKLALKKDIDAARLLEEWLEDAPLDLAIRTKLASLYKRQGQIKRAINTYRSIFNLGIVDADISARLGRLLIETNDIEATAMVDYAYKMKPTDPYVITTAGLLELKTKRKPELAVDYFQQAISRAPGIAENHYFLGLAYKRLSLRAKALEAFKAAVKLSEDFPDFNDAKRQIEILE, encoded by the coding sequence ATGATTGGATTTAAGCAGATTGCCTTGACGGGAATGATGACCCTGTCTACATCATTGACTCCTGTCTCTGCTGAGATCGCTTATTCTAACAGTCAGCTTTCAGCTCTATCACTTATGAGCTTGTCTACTATAACGCTTCAACAGGCCGATACCATTGAGGCGTCAATGGCGTTTGCAAATGAAGGCAACTATGCGGATGCTATTGCCATGCTGCGTCGTTTAGAAGCGACCAATTCAGAAAATATTGAATATTATATTTCTTCAGCAGAAGTGTTTCTAAAGGCGACCCGCGGCGACGAAGTGATTATCGCCATTAATAAGGCGCGACTTAAAGGGGCGAACTATGATCGTACAGCTCTCTTGTTTGCAAAAGGATATTTGATCCAACGGCAATATTCTAAAGTCTTGGAGATTATCGAAGAGGCAAATTTGTTAGAAGCAGAACTCTATGAAGCAACGCTTGTGAAAGCTGACGCGTCATTGAATTTGCGCAACAGAGATCAGGCAGAATTGTTGTTCCGACAAGCTGTTCGAATGAAGCCTGATGAATATGAGGCCTATTTGGGCTTGTCGACGATGGCTCTACAAGTGCGTCAGATGGCAGATGCAGAAAGTTATGCTGTTCTTGCCCTTACGAAGGCGCCAGATGAAACGATGGTTCAGTATAATTTAGGGTTAGTGCGTCGTTTCCGTGGCAAATTCATTGATGCGAAAGGAAATTTTGACAAAGCGATCGAGCTTTTTCCAGCAAATACACTCGCGCGATTAGAGCGCGCCTCCATTCTCATCAATCAGAATAAAACTCTTGAGGCAGAGCGTGACTTGGATATCGTCTATAGTTTATCCACAGACAATCAGATGGCATATTACCTTTCTGCGGTTATTGCTTCAAGAGCTGGTGATCTTCAAAAGGCTGATGATCTTCTCAGTAAAGCGGATGATTTAGTGAAGCGATATGTACCTGCAAGCTATGTTCGCGGCCTTGTTTCGTTTGAACTGGGTAATTATCCAGTAGCGGAAACTTATTTGCGGCTGGTTTTGAATGCAAAACCAAACCGTCATCAAGTACGCAAGACGCTCATCACAGCCCTTGTTAGACAGCAAAAGTTTAAATTAGCACAGAGATATCTCGCGCCGTATCTTAAGACAACCACTGGCGGAAAAGACCCTGTAGCGCTTAATTTGGCAGGCGTCGTTCAGTCTGGTCTAGGTAATTTTTCAATTGGGACACGATATTTTGAACGCGCTGTGGAAGCTGGAGGGGACGCAGTCAATACTGGCGGGCAAGATCCTATCGGGGCAATTGAGAGCAAGCTAGCGCTGGCTCAATATGCAGCAGGGAGAGTCGATCAAGCGATAACGGCATTGCAAAAGAGTTCTGCAACCGGCAGTGCAAGAGATCTTGCCCTTCTAGCTGCTGTCTATGTTAAAGAAAAACGGTTTGACGAAGCAAAAGATACAGCCTCAAAATTGATTGTTGATTTTCCTACGCGGGCTATTGGGCACAATATATTAGGAACGGTCTATCTTGCCCAGAAAGCCTATGATGCAGCGATTACTTCTTTTGAAGAGGCTGTTAGACGTAATCAAGGCTACACAGCGGCCAAAAGAAATATCGCGATTGCGCTGAGTGCAAAGGAAGACTATGGCTCTGCAGAAACAATCTTACGCGAAATCGAAGCTGCTGATCCTAGCGATTACCGAGCAATGGCTTTGTTGGCACGGGCTTTAAAAGAGCAGGGGAGGTGGAAAGAGGCTGTTAAATTTTATCGAAGTGCACAGCGCGGCATTAAAAATTCAGGGGCAATGATGGCTGATTATGCATATTGTCTTTTGAAAGCTGGGAATAACGAAGAAGCTGCTCAAGTAGCTAGTCGAAATGCACGGAAATTTAATAATGATCCTGATGCGCTAATTGTCTTCTCTGATGTTCTACTAGAGACTGGAGGGTCCTATATGGCGACCCAGCTTTTAGCGCGGGTTGTTTCATTTCGTCCAGCAGATATCCAGTCTCAGTTACTCTATGGCAGAGCCCTGATGCGGGCGAAACTGTATGCAGGGGCCAGAAGCAGCTATGCACGTGTACAGTCCATGGCAAAAGCGCAGAATCTGACTGTTAAGAGTTTGCCTTGGTATCAAGCTGAGTTAGAAGTTAAAGCAGGGCGTGTGGATCGTGCTGAATTGTTACTACCCCTCTTAAAGGATGATAGTAGACCTGCCGAGGTCTCTGGTGCCATTAAGGGCGAGATTTATTTACGCTTGTTAAAATTTGGAGATGCAGAGTTAGAGCTAGAGCGGATCTATGCAGCTGAATCGTCTAGTCGTGAAGCTTTGGAGCAATTGGTAGAGGCAAAATTAGCCTTGAAGAAAGATATAGATGCCGCTCGCCTGTTAGAAGAATGGCTTGAGGATGCGCCTCTCGATTTAGCAATTAGAACTAAACTTGCCTCTCTTTACAAAAGGCAAGGACAGATAAAGCGTGCGATTAACACCTATCGTTCAATTTTCAATCTAGGTATCGTTGATGCTGATATTTCCGCTCGATTAGGGCGCTTATTGATTGAAACTAATGATATTGAAGCCACAGCAATGGTGGATTATGCCTATAAGATGAAGCCAACAGATCCTTATGTAATTACAACAGCCGGGCTCCTTGAACTAAAAACAAAGAGAAAGCCAGAGCTTGCGGTAGATTATTTCCAACAGGCCATTAGCCGTGCGCCAGGAATTGCAGAAAATCATTACTTTTTGGGGCTGGCTTATAAAAGGTTAAGTTTGCGGGCAAAAGCTCTTGAGGCCTTTAAAGCTGCGGTTAAGCTTTCCGAAGACTTTCCTGACTTTAACGACGCGAAAAGACAGATTGAGATCTTGGAATAG
- a CDS encoding PEP-CTERM sorting domain-containing protein, protein MSIAKKPISLLLIIGLAISGAYLSFGMYKRSGMPDLEQLSKLPRPSDIVPPPATYVMQVEPDPEIPGIRRLRIIRPSFQAEEADKTSNKAFYLTGTKSAELIRNPTEDSIKPYPEVTLQEAALGALSADEWGFQAVQAYINKSLGDEARTKRRIDDLLSAIESRASQYDSATISDAINLVIEAGARSYWSAFMAPVILDENFKLKDGAIGWDFGPQTKNAYDDFIRVSPNSDMVQGNAMRSLDRRNNGATILNDGIKNMDMFVATGLDDGLYRVVILTGRMPQQEEIQYPFGVSIQQNGAKLNLIDTRATERLAPVMSLATDGPARIEDRENINLEIDSSEQGRRGGGSGQMIVTRAEVQNGTLRIDFRAMGAAGTYVTSVIIYPEQAPEFVEQLTDTIQQILDRIETAAGPSESDQTVLVIDPAESFEDNGSGLPTEESNNAAQGGGDTADLGAAEEDIDTSEDATDGADTETDTETDTGSTDEGVTDIGSQGDQEEEPVTEEPDPTPDPDPTPEPEPEPEPTPDPTINADAGDPYAPVLLGEDFTLDGCGSTFQGVSVCSLTDTDTIELVWLLDGEEIGTGDTLVVLTGEGTLFPTDGSFEVTLEVVYTGQSGDGVTITLDDGTTVFLPGDISLTSTDTAIIQIVAPIPEPGTVGLILSALAMMGYMHIRRRKFKLSPQEIAH, encoded by the coding sequence ATGTCAATCGCAAAAAAACCAATTTCATTGTTGTTAATCATAGGGTTAGCTATATCTGGCGCTTATCTATCCTTTGGGATGTACAAAAGATCTGGCATGCCAGATCTGGAGCAACTTTCTAAGTTGCCACGCCCCTCAGACATTGTGCCGCCTCCAGCAACCTATGTTATGCAAGTTGAACCAGATCCAGAAATTCCTGGAATCCGCAGATTGCGCATCATTCGTCCATCCTTTCAAGCTGAAGAAGCGGACAAGACTAGCAATAAAGCTTTTTATCTAACCGGGACTAAAAGTGCCGAACTCATTCGCAATCCGACTGAGGATAGCATCAAGCCATATCCAGAAGTTACTTTGCAAGAAGCAGCCCTTGGCGCACTCTCGGCAGATGAATGGGGTTTCCAAGCTGTTCAGGCGTATATTAATAAATCTTTAGGCGACGAAGCTCGCACAAAACGCCGTATTGATGACCTACTTTCTGCGATTGAATCTCGTGCAAGCCAATATGACTCTGCGACAATATCAGACGCTATTAACCTTGTGATTGAGGCAGGCGCCCGCAGTTATTGGTCAGCCTTTATGGCACCGGTTATTCTTGATGAAAACTTCAAACTTAAAGATGGAGCGATTGGTTGGGACTTTGGTCCACAAACCAAAAATGCCTATGATGATTTCATTCGGGTCTCGCCCAATAGTGACATGGTGCAAGGAAATGCAATGCGCAGCCTTGATCGTCGCAACAATGGCGCAACTATTCTGAATGATGGCATTAAGAATATGGATATGTTCGTTGCGACCGGGCTTGATGACGGTCTTTACCGCGTTGTTATTCTGACAGGGCGTATGCCACAGCAAGAAGAAATACAATATCCTTTTGGTGTTTCGATCCAGCAAAATGGAGCAAAACTAAATTTAATTGACACCAGAGCGACAGAACGCCTAGCCCCTGTCATGAGCTTGGCGACAGACGGACCAGCTCGCATTGAAGATCGCGAAAACATCAATCTTGAGATTGACTCTTCTGAGCAAGGCCGACGTGGGGGTGGCTCAGGTCAGATGATTGTAACACGCGCCGAAGTTCAAAATGGGACTCTCCGCATTGACTTCCGGGCAATGGGTGCTGCGGGAACCTATGTTACCTCTGTAATTATTTATCCTGAACAAGCACCTGAATTTGTCGAACAGCTCACAGATACAATTCAGCAAATTCTGGATCGCATTGAAACAGCGGCAGGTCCCTCTGAATCTGACCAAACTGTCCTTGTCATCGACCCAGCAGAATCTTTTGAAGACAATGGCAGCGGTCTTCCTACTGAAGAATCGAATAATGCGGCACAAGGCGGCGGGGATACAGCTGATCTCGGTGCAGCTGAAGAAGACATCGATACGTCTGAAGATGCGACAGATGGGGCAGACACAGAAACGGATACAGAAACCGATACTGGCTCGACCGACGAGGGCGTAACTGATATCGGGTCCCAAGGTGATCAGGAAGAAGAACCTGTTACAGAAGAGCCTGATCCAACGCCAGACCCTGATCCAACACCGGAGCCAGAGCCAGAGCCAGAGCCAACTCCAGATCCAACAATCAATGCTGATGCAGGGGATCCTTATGCCCCAGTTCTCCTCGGTGAAGATTTTACACTTGATGGCTGCGGCTCAACTTTTCAAGGTGTTTCAGTTTGTAGCCTAACGGACACAGATACAATCGAATTGGTATGGCTTCTAGACGGCGAAGAAATTGGCACAGGCGATACACTCGTGGTCTTAACTGGTGAAGGAACACTCTTTCCAACAGATGGCAGTTTCGAGGTAACTCTTGAAGTCGTCTATACGGGTCAATCAGGGGACGGTGTAACCATTACCCTAGATGATGGAACAACAGTTTTCTTGCCAGGAGATATTTCTCTGACAAGTACGGATACAGCGATCATTCAAATTGTCGCCCCAATTCCAGAACCAGGCACCGTCGGACTAATATTGTCTGCCCTTGCTATGATGGGATATATGCATATCAGGCGACGCAAATTTAAATTGTCGCCCCAAGAAATAGCGCATTAA
- a CDS encoding nicotinate-nucleotide--dimethylbenzimidazole phosphoribosyltransferase: MPSNSPFDDLKNLLSQLPDQDHSSVKILQDDMQALPIGGAGGRIRDLLLWLAGWQGKAKPSLAESHICLLASSYEGGMEAEGIKFYIDFASKGQSFVNQLCKTHGTGLRVLEMAVEIPHKAAASPEPVWTEAEVMAAVAFGMEASASGGDLLGLGELAFGSEPYAIAIICRLLGLESGQFAKEEGLRTAAGKAQQLLNGSSEEGPLELLRLWGGREMAASVGAILAARSRQLPVILDGWAPSVAALLLWKMDPSSIDHCQLGAPLNDAHAHAMGKIGLLPIVNMPHDCAMGVGAGFAINMLNDAVSILSLPLSR, translated from the coding sequence ATGCCTTCAAATAGTCCGTTCGATGATCTTAAAAACCTGCTGTCGCAACTGCCAGATCAGGATCATAGCAGTGTAAAAATACTGCAGGATGATATGCAGGCATTGCCCATTGGAGGTGCGGGCGGCCGCATCAGAGATTTGCTGCTTTGGCTGGCAGGATGGCAAGGGAAAGCAAAGCCCTCTCTTGCAGAAAGTCATATCTGCCTGTTAGCCTCAAGTTACGAGGGCGGTATGGAAGCTGAAGGCATAAAGTTCTATATCGACTTTGCGAGTAAAGGTCAGTCTTTTGTGAATCAACTTTGCAAGACTCATGGGACGGGGCTTCGCGTGCTTGAAATGGCAGTGGAAATTCCTCACAAAGCCGCTGCATCCCCTGAGCCTGTCTGGACAGAAGCTGAGGTTATGGCGGCTGTGGCGTTTGGGATGGAAGCTTCTGCATCAGGCGGAGATCTCTTGGGGTTGGGAGAGTTAGCCTTTGGATCTGAACCCTATGCTATTGCCATCATTTGCCGTCTCTTAGGGCTCGAGTCTGGGCAGTTTGCAAAAGAAGAAGGTTTGAGGACGGCTGCTGGAAAAGCACAGCAGCTGTTGAATGGGTCTTCTGAAGAGGGCCCGCTTGAGCTCTTACGCTTATGGGGTGGCAGAGAGATGGCCGCCTCTGTTGGCGCCATCCTGGCAGCGCGTAGCCGTCAATTGCCTGTCATCCTTGATGGGTGGGCACCGTCCGTGGCTGCTCTTCTGCTATGGAAAATGGATCCGTCTTCAATCGATCATTGTCAGCTCGGTGCGCCGCTCAATGATGCCCATGCTCATGCTATGGGGAAAATCGGTCTTCTCCCGATTGTAAATATGCCTCATGACTGTGCCATGGGTGTTGGGGCTGGTTTTGCTATAAATATGTTGAATGATGCGGTCTCAATCTTGTCTCTTCCACTCTCCCGTTAG